A genomic stretch from Aedes albopictus strain Foshan chromosome 2, AalbF5, whole genome shotgun sequence includes:
- the LOC109433105 gene encoding uncharacterized protein LOC109433105 encodes MLTTRGSPNRGSAKMEEVNEKLKNFFITSSTSGVELNCLASFRRHRQELQRNYLHYGTGKYQLILAFLICTIGKHYFSELFANEDCILGMPQQLQKAFRPPEICNFCREVRDVPRLANVDPNEFERNYAYAGGPVIVTDATANWTATEYFDYWFFKDIYATYGKRKKAARCQFFPYQTGFRNIHEAFDLDPARVNYEPGTEPWYFGWSNCDPEILKILREHYGRPYFLPRGSENNAVDWVFMGGTGLGAHMHVDNVRLPSWQSQLKGSKEWILAPPPECYYSCNFLSVVVQTGDTIVLDTNKWYHKTNVLSGEISITVGAEYD; translated from the exons ATGCTGACGACGCGTGGGAGCCCAAACCGCGGCAGCGCCAAAATGGAAGAAGTCAATGAAAAGTTGAAGAATTTTTTCATTACATCGAGTACAAGTGGCGTCGAGTTGAACTGTTTGGCCTCGTTCCGTCGGCACCGGCAGGAGCTGCAGCGCAATTATCTCCACTACGGGACGGGAAAGTATCAGCTCATCCTCGCATTCCTAATTTGTACGATCGGAAAACATTATTTCAGCGAGCTGTTTGCAAATGAAGAT TGCATCCTTGGAATGCCACAACAGCTGCAGAAAGCATTCCGACCACCGGAAATTTGTAACTTTTGCCGGGAAGTCCGAGATGTGCCGCGGCTTGCCAACGTGGACCCGAACGAGTTCGAGCGAAACTATGCTTACGCTGGAGGTCCGGTGATTGTAACGGACGCAACCGCAAACTGGACGGCCACGGAATACTTCGATTATTGGTTCTTCAAAGATATCTACGCAACATATGGCAAGCGAAAGAAGGCAGCCAGATGCCAGTTTTTCCCCTACCAAACGGGTTTTCGCAACATCCACGAGGCGTTCGATTTGGACCCAGCGCGTGTGAACTACGAGCCCGGTACTGAGCCGTGGTACTTTGGGTGGAGTAACTGCGATCCAGAGATACTGAAAATTTTAAGGGAGCACTACGGCCGCCCGTACTTTTTGCCCCGAGGGTCGGAAAATAACGCCGTGGATTGGGTGTTTATGGGTGGCACCGGACTAGGAGCACACATGCAT GTCGACAACGTGCGCTTACCATCGTGGCAATCACAACTCAAAGGCTCTAAGGAATGGATTCTTGCTCCCCCTCCCGAGTGTTACTACAGCTGCAACTTTCTTTCGGTAGTGGTTCAAACTGGAGACACAA TTGTTCTTGACACTAACAAGTGGTACCACAAGACCAATGTGCTCTCCGGCGAAATCAGTATTACGGTTGGAGCGGAATATGACTAA